From the Selenomonas timonae genome, one window contains:
- the treC gene encoding alpha,alpha-phosphotrehalase, which yields MNIQDKVVYQIYPKSFYDTNGDGLGDLPGVTAKLDYLKELGVDFLWLTPFFISPQNDGGYDVADYCAVDPRFGTMEDVDALIHAARARGIGIMLDMVFNHTSTEHAWFKRALTGDPAYMDYYIFKDGTPDAPPTNWVSKFGGNAWKYVPALRKYYLHLFDVTQADLNWENPRVREELKNVVRFWKEKGVEGFRFDAVNLISKPAVFENDTEGDGRRFYTDGRHVHEFLKELTRDTGIDAMITVGEMSSTTLENCIRYSNPAEKELSMVFSFHHLKIDYKDGAKWALQEPNLMALKNLFRIWQEGMAAGGGWNAVFWCNHDQPRVVSRLGDDACYPVASAKMLAACIHFMRGTPYIYQGEELGMTNAKYTDIAQYRDVESLNYYQILLDEGKSREEALAILAARSRDNSRTPMQWSADENAGFTTGTPWLAPPANYRTINAEAQRADADSIFHFYRTLIRLRKEQPIIQKGDIFFLERENASVIAYERAHAGQKLRVYCNFRAANVPLMEDTLASLADAGWTKLLGNYEGLAAELRPYEVVVLEKD from the coding sequence ATGAATATACAGGACAAGGTCGTCTACCAGATCTACCCGAAATCCTTCTATGACACGAACGGCGACGGCCTCGGCGATCTGCCCGGCGTCACCGCGAAGCTCGACTACCTGAAGGAACTCGGCGTCGACTTCCTCTGGCTCACGCCGTTCTTCATCTCGCCACAGAACGATGGCGGCTATGACGTCGCCGACTACTGCGCCGTCGACCCGCGCTTCGGCACGATGGAGGACGTCGATGCACTCATCCACGCGGCACGGGCGCGCGGCATCGGCATCATGCTCGACATGGTCTTCAACCATACCTCGACCGAGCACGCGTGGTTCAAGCGCGCGCTCACGGGCGATCCCGCCTATATGGACTACTACATCTTCAAGGACGGCACGCCCGACGCGCCGCCGACGAACTGGGTCTCGAAATTCGGCGGAAACGCGTGGAAGTATGTCCCCGCACTCAGAAAATACTACCTCCACCTCTTCGACGTGACGCAGGCAGATCTCAACTGGGAGAACCCGCGCGTGCGCGAGGAGCTGAAGAACGTCGTCCGCTTCTGGAAGGAAAAGGGCGTCGAGGGCTTCCGCTTCGACGCCGTCAACCTCATCTCCAAGCCCGCCGTCTTCGAAAACGACACGGAGGGCGACGGCCGCCGCTTCTACACCGACGGCCGCCACGTCCACGAATTCCTCAAGGAACTCACGCGCGACACAGGGATCGACGCCATGATCACCGTCGGGGAGATGTCCTCCACCACCCTCGAGAACTGCATCCGTTACTCGAACCCCGCCGAGAAGGAACTCTCGATGGTGTTCAGCTTCCACCATCTGAAGATCGACTATAAGGATGGGGCGAAGTGGGCACTGCAGGAGCCGAACCTCATGGCGCTCAAGAACCTTTTCCGCATCTGGCAGGAGGGCATGGCGGCGGGCGGCGGATGGAACGCCGTCTTCTGGTGCAACCACGATCAGCCACGCGTCGTCAGCCGCCTCGGCGACGACGCGTGCTATCCCGTCGCATCCGCGAAAATGCTCGCCGCGTGCATCCATTTCATGCGCGGCACGCCCTACATCTATCAGGGCGAGGAGCTCGGCATGACGAACGCGAAGTACACGGACATTGCCCAGTACCGCGACGTGGAGAGCCTGAACTACTACCAGATCCTGCTCGATGAGGGGAAATCGCGGGAGGAGGCACTCGCCATCCTCGCCGCGCGCTCGCGCGACAACAGCCGCACGCCGATGCAGTGGAGCGCAGACGAAAACGCGGGCTTTACCACGGGCACGCCGTGGCTCGCCCCGCCCGCGAACTACCGCACGATCAACGCCGAGGCGCAGCGCGCGGACGCAGACTCCATCTTCCATTTCTATCGGACGCTCATCCGTCTGCGCAAGGAGCAGCCCATCATCCAGAAGGGCGACATCTTCTTCCTCGAGCGCGAAAACGCGAGCGTCATCGCCTACGAGCGCGCCCATGCAGGGCAAAAGCTGCGCGTCTACTGCAACTTTCGCGCAGCGAACGTCCCCCTGATGGAAGACACCCTCGCATCTCTTGCGGACGCAGGTTGGACAAAGCTCCTCGGCAACTACGAGGGGCTTGCGGCGGAGCTGCGTCCCTACGAGGTCGTTGTGTTAGAGAAAGACTGA
- a CDS encoding TRAP transporter small permease, giving the protein MKKLVDCFAKVVEAFLVILMALMVLVVFLATVGRYSQLFAIPWSEEFARYCMVAIVYLGLMLASLQERHFIVELVPLLFRKSPRIILGVSVVVTILLDVFAVFMARYGWDIVSKMLTQGKLSPMLKLPLGGVYALIPIGIVLMAVFYTYRTVQKIRTAGDAPQDEKEAAG; this is encoded by the coding sequence ATGAAAAAATTGGTTGACTGCTTTGCGAAAGTCGTCGAAGCCTTTTTGGTTATCCTCATGGCGCTCATGGTTCTGGTCGTCTTTCTGGCGACCGTCGGGCGGTACTCGCAGCTTTTTGCCATTCCGTGGAGTGAGGAGTTCGCGCGCTACTGCATGGTTGCGATTGTCTACCTCGGACTGATGCTTGCATCCCTGCAGGAGCGCCATTTCATCGTCGAACTCGTACCTCTGCTCTTTCGAAAATCGCCGCGCATCATTCTCGGAGTGAGTGTCGTCGTCACCATCCTGCTCGATGTGTTTGCCGTATTCATGGCGAGGTATGGTTGGGACATCGTATCAAAGATGCTCACACAGGGGAAGCTCAGCCCCATGCTGAAACTCCCCCTCGGCGGTGTCTATGCGCTGATCCCCATCGGGATTGTCCTCATGGCGGTATTCTATACTTATCGTACGGTGCAGAAAATCCGTACGGCGGGAGATGCCCCGCAGGATGAGAAGGAGGCGGCGGGCTGA
- a CDS encoding DctP family TRAP transporter solute-binding subunit, whose protein sequence is MLKRLTLLAMTMIMALTMIGCGGGDNGAAPKNQQKGDEVKLLGSETAKTHLKVGTTTAPDGHYVLGLVEMQKKLEELSGGTMTIDIYPNSALGGESDMIDNVSLGTQDMVLSSTGPISTFSDATKNWSTLDLPYLFESREEAYKVLDGDIGKELLGAFNGTGVKAIGFWENGFRELTNNKKEIKTPADLAGMKIRTMENHVHMASYTALGATPTAMAWGEIFSALQQGTVDGQENPLAIILTAKVYEVQKYISMIDLFYSPCVLMINEDTYNKFTDEQKKWFDEAAEYGKMKEREISKSIDATARQRMTEQGVVFTDVNKAEWMKVTESVYQDSSLNIDQGLLSRIRAITGR, encoded by the coding sequence ATGTTGAAGCGACTGACACTCCTTGCCATGACGATGATTATGGCGCTCACAATGATTGGCTGCGGCGGCGGGGATAATGGTGCTGCGCCCAAAAATCAGCAGAAGGGCGATGAGGTGAAGCTCCTCGGCAGCGAAACGGCAAAGACACATCTCAAAGTCGGTACGACAACGGCACCGGACGGACACTATGTTCTCGGATTGGTCGAGATGCAGAAGAAGCTCGAGGAACTTTCGGGCGGCACCATGACCATTGATATCTACCCGAACTCTGCACTCGGCGGCGAGTCCGACATGATCGACAACGTTTCGCTCGGTACGCAGGATATGGTGCTTTCCTCGACTGGACCGATCTCGACATTCTCGGATGCGACGAAGAACTGGAGCACGCTTGACCTGCCCTATCTCTTTGAGTCGCGCGAAGAGGCATATAAGGTGCTCGACGGTGATATCGGCAAGGAGCTGCTGGGGGCATTTAACGGCACGGGTGTCAAGGCAATCGGCTTCTGGGAGAACGGATTCCGTGAGCTGACGAACAATAAGAAGGAAATCAAGACACCGGCAGACCTTGCCGGCATGAAGATTCGTACGATGGAGAACCACGTCCATATGGCGAGCTACACGGCTCTCGGAGCAACACCGACGGCAATGGCGTGGGGTGAGATTTTCTCCGCACTCCAGCAGGGCACTGTCGATGGGCAGGAGAATCCGCTTGCGATCATCCTGACGGCAAAGGTCTATGAGGTGCAGAAGTACATCTCGATGATCGACCTGTTCTACAGCCCCTGTGTACTGATGATCAACGAGGATACCTACAACAAGTTCACCGACGAACAGAAGAAGTGGTTCGATGAGGCAGCTGAATACGGCAAGATGAAGGAGCGCGAAATCTCCAAGAGCATCGATGCTACGGCACGTCAGCGCATGACGGAACAGGGAGTTGTATTCACGGATGTGAACAAGGCAGAGTGGATGAAGGTGACGGAAAGCGTCTATCAGGATTCCTCCCTCAACATCGACCAGGGTCTGCTCTCTCGCATCCGCGCCATTACTGGACGCTGA
- a CDS encoding D-2-hydroxyacid dehydrogenase — translation MKIVVLDGYTENPGDISWAPLEALGTVTVYDRTAYEESPLIAERIGDAEVIVINKTPISKATMDKCPNLKVIAVLATGYNVVDYEYARTKNIPVMNVPVYGTDNVSQFAIGLLLEACSHIGDHDRSVHAGEWASNPDWCYWHHPMIEVSGKTAGIIGLGRIGVNTAKVLRALNVRVLASDAHESDAGRAVAEYVSLDELLAQSAFIFLHCPLFPATEGIINAANIAKMKDGVILINNSRGPLVVEADLAAALNSGKVACAALDVVSTEPIKADNVLLTAKNCIITPHISWATKEARERIMQTTADNVKSFIDGKPVNVVN, via the coding sequence ATGAAGATTGTTGTACTCGATGGATATACGGAGAATCCGGGGGATATCAGCTGGGCGCCGCTGGAGGCGCTTGGCACGGTGACGGTCTATGACCGCACTGCATACGAGGAGTCGCCGCTGATCGCCGAGCGCATCGGTGACGCGGAGGTCATTGTCATCAACAAGACGCCAATCTCGAAGGCGACGATGGACAAGTGCCCGAATCTGAAGGTGATTGCCGTGCTCGCGACGGGCTACAATGTTGTGGACTACGAATATGCGCGCACGAAGAACATCCCTGTCATGAATGTGCCTGTGTATGGCACGGACAATGTCAGTCAGTTCGCGATCGGGCTTCTGCTTGAGGCGTGCTCGCACATCGGCGATCATGACCGCTCCGTTCATGCGGGCGAGTGGGCATCGAATCCGGACTGGTGCTACTGGCATCATCCGATGATCGAGGTGAGCGGCAAGACGGCGGGTATCATCGGCCTCGGACGCATTGGCGTCAATACGGCGAAGGTGCTGCGTGCGCTCAATGTACGCGTTCTCGCGAGCGATGCGCATGAGTCGGATGCAGGGCGTGCGGTTGCTGAATACGTCAGCCTAGACGAGCTGCTTGCGCAGTCGGCTTTCATCTTCCTGCACTGCCCGCTTTTCCCCGCAACGGAGGGAATTATCAACGCGGCAAACATCGCGAAGATGAAGGACGGCGTCATCCTCATCAACAACAGCCGCGGACCTCTCGTTGTGGAGGCGGATCTGGCGGCTGCGCTGAACAGCGGCAAGGTCGCGTGTGCGGCGCTTGATGTTGTGTCGACAGAGCCGATCAAGGCGGACAATGTGCTGCTCACGGCAAAGAACTGCATCATCACGCCGCATATCTCATGGGCGACGAAGGAGGCGCGCGAGCGCATTATGCAGACCACGGCAGACAACGTGAAGTCGTTCATCGACGGAAAGCCTGTCAATGTTGTGAACTGA
- a CDS encoding TRAP transporter large permease — protein MGIAGILFAVLFLVLFLGVPIAISLGIAAVVTMLVTSNPQYLASVPTRMFTQLDSFTLMAVPFFILAGNIMAVGGISDRLIGFIELLLRRLPGRLACISVVASAFFGAISGSNPATVAAIGGITSPKMLEKGYPRDVTAAIAASSGTLGVVIPPSIGMVTYAVTAGVSVTAMFMGGWIPGIMLAVGLCVMNMFKCRKFDTPDRTPYPAKEYVVRFKDAFLALLMPVIILGGIYTGVFTPTESAAVACVYALVVSVFVFREVDAKKLYDIFAESCVSSAIVMFIISMSAPFSWFMTTENIPTILSTTIMAAFSSKYVILLMMNLLLLFLGCFLETQSIILLVTPILLPIAVALGVDPIVLGLIIIVNTSIGMITPPMAVNIFVASSITKASIGAISKRVMPYLILEFAILLFYMYVQVVFDISFAP, from the coding sequence ATGGGAATTGCAGGAATTCTCTTTGCAGTACTCTTTCTTGTTCTCTTTTTGGGTGTTCCCATTGCGATCAGTCTCGGCATTGCAGCAGTTGTCACCATGTTGGTAACGAGCAATCCGCAGTATCTCGCCTCGGTGCCGACGCGTATGTTTACGCAGCTGGATAGTTTTACCCTTATGGCGGTACCGTTTTTCATCCTCGCAGGCAACATCATGGCGGTCGGCGGTATCTCGGATCGCCTGATCGGCTTTATCGAGCTGCTGTTGCGGCGTCTGCCCGGACGTCTCGCGTGTATCTCTGTTGTTGCGTCGGCATTCTTCGGTGCGATCTCGGGCTCCAACCCCGCGACGGTGGCTGCTATTGGCGGCATCACCTCACCGAAGATGCTCGAAAAGGGATATCCGCGTGACGTGACGGCGGCAATCGCGGCCTCTTCGGGGACACTCGGCGTTGTTATCCCGCCGTCCATCGGCATGGTCACCTATGCCGTGACGGCAGGTGTATCAGTTACGGCAATGTTCATGGGCGGATGGATTCCGGGCATTATGCTCGCAGTTGGCCTATGCGTCATGAATATGTTTAAGTGCCGCAAGTTTGATACACCGGATCGTACACCGTACCCTGCAAAAGAATACGTCGTACGGTTTAAGGACGCGTTTCTCGCACTCCTGATGCCTGTGATCATCCTCGGTGGCATCTATACGGGCGTATTCACGCCGACTGAATCGGCGGCAGTTGCCTGCGTCTACGCACTGGTCGTTTCTGTCTTTGTCTTCCGCGAGGTGGATGCAAAGAAGCTGTACGATATCTTTGCAGAGAGCTGCGTCAGCTCGGCCATCGTCATGTTCATCATCAGTATGTCGGCACCGTTCAGTTGGTTTATGACGACGGAGAATATCCCGACGATCCTTTCGACTACGATTATGGCAGCGTTCAGCAGCAAGTATGTCATCCTTCTGATGATGAACCTCCTGCTGCTCTTCCTTGGCTGCTTCCTTGAAACGCAGTCCATCATCCTGCTTGTAACACCGATCCTGCTCCCGATTGCTGTGGCACTCGGCGTTGATCCAATTGTTCTGGGGCTGATCATTATCGTCAATACCTCAATCGGTATGATTACTCCGCCGATGGCAGTCAACATATTTGTTGCAAGCAGTATTACCAAGGCGAGTATCGGTGCAATTTCGAAACGGGTCATGCCTTACCTGATCCTCGAATTTGCCATATTGCTCTTCTATATGTACGTGCAGGTCGTCTTTGACATCTCCTTCGCCCCATGA
- a CDS encoding phosphogluconate dehydrogenase C-terminal domain-containing protein, translating into MSKIKVAVIGAGGKMGTRTSNNLITKFPDKFDVKLVETYPPAVERIEKERGLSVTPVKEALDFADVVIFAVPDTMIRTLSAEYVPLLRPGTVFLILDPAAAVAKELTLRDDCTFGVAHPCHPSYFKWQKEEDAYLDRFGGEGGHQDIVMSKICGDDAKFDLAQETARCMYRADKAYIMTSEQIAFLEPTLVEILGASTLYAMAETVDEAVRRGIEREAAVSFLTGHIFNLSANFLGYLPGNPPVSDACKVAIGIGNRHVLRDDWKKIWEDDMLEKAIATMLHPENPKL; encoded by the coding sequence ATGAGTAAGATCAAGGTCGCAGTCATTGGTGCAGGCGGCAAGATGGGGACGCGCACCTCGAATAACCTCATCACGAAGTTCCCTGATAAATTTGATGTGAAACTGGTGGAGACTTATCCGCCTGCTGTCGAGCGCATTGAGAAGGAACGAGGCCTCTCGGTGACCCCTGTCAAGGAAGCCCTTGACTTCGCCGATGTCGTCATCTTCGCCGTACCGGATACGATGATCCGGACACTTTCGGCAGAGTATGTGCCGCTCCTGCGCCCCGGTACGGTGTTTCTCATCCTCGATCCTGCGGCTGCAGTCGCCAAGGAGCTGACGCTGCGTGATGACTGCACCTTCGGGGTTGCCCATCCATGTCATCCGTCTTATTTCAAGTGGCAGAAGGAAGAGGATGCATATCTTGACCGTTTTGGCGGCGAGGGCGGACATCAGGACATTGTCATGTCGAAAATATGCGGCGATGATGCAAAGTTCGATCTGGCACAGGAGACGGCACGCTGCATGTACCGTGCGGACAAAGCGTACATCATGACCTCCGAACAGATCGCGTTCCTCGAGCCGACACTCGTAGAGATCCTCGGCGCGAGCACGCTGTACGCGATGGCAGAGACGGTGGATGAGGCGGTGCGCCGCGGCATTGAACGAGAGGCAGCGGTCTCCTTCCTGACGGGACACATCTTCAACCTAAGTGCGAACTTCCTCGGCTATCTGCCGGGCAATCCGCCTGTCTCGGACGCCTGCAAGGTCGCCATTGGCATTGGTAACCGTCATGTGCTACGCGACGACTGGAAGAAGATCTGGGAGGACGATATGCTTGAAAAGGCGATCGCCACGATGCTTCACCCTGAGAATCCCAAGCTTTGA